The Rhododendron vialii isolate Sample 1 chromosome 5a, ASM3025357v1 genome contains a region encoding:
- the LOC131326252 gene encoding uncharacterized protein LOC131326252: MAEERDIKAAHVLMELANCVLCLPEIKLLTTALTNGTRKDANSLSNNCKSRKIKAVIGGKLNFPLSNAYAERKQKKRKAENVFALPKSKIHWTRPIIEEEEYLDGWNEYKYLHSRSKKFTDEPTSLMKNSGLQNVGAEISDDASIKPEKSPMITPTLHTGFSFSIIHLLSAVRIALLTPPAEGLTSANGIQEDKNPQGINASPSCQSKGVENLKQAEEKNLPKLNIDQIVSRVRLRPGDPCILETKEPLIDLVRGVLKILSCKTAPLRAKGWKPLTAYAKSNKRWSWIGPVSLNFSINDCASVDTASEAWCIPHKIIVKMVDCFANWLKNDQEALKRVGCLPSPPLVLLMQPANAEDRFQALKPHKSLITISPSSGQVKTYFHEEEIVRHLFPKRAFSYTALDGRKSMVAPLRMCSGKPSGKARDHFMLKRSRPPHVTVLGLVRDAAARLPGKMGTRADVCTLLRDSQYVVDDISNIQVNQVVSGALDRLHCEVDPCVKFDRDRHLWVYLHGDREEEDFVSDGCCSSRRNCKSQGETGDGEGSG; encoded by the coding sequence ATGGCTGAGGAGAGAGACATAAAGGCGGCACATGTTTTGATGGAACTTGCCAACTGTGTTCTGTGTTTGCCAGAAATTAAGTTATTGACTACAGCATTGACTAATGGTACTAGGAAAGATGCTAATAGTCTGAGCAATAACTGCAAGAGCCGCAAGATAAAGGCGGTAATTGGTGGAAAGTTGAACTTTCCATTATCGAATGCCTACGCAGAGagaaaacagaagaaaagaaaagccgaGAATGTTTTTGCACTGCCGAAGTCAAAAATACATTGGACTCGACCCATTATTGAGGAGGAGGAATACTTGGATGGGTGGAATGAATACAAGTATCTACACTCGAGATCCAAAAAGTTCACCGATGAGCCTACTTCTTTGATGAAGAACTCAGGTTTACAAAATGTGGGTGCGGAAATTTCAGATGATGCGTCTATAAAACCAGAAAAAAGTCCTATGATCACTCCCACCCTTCACACGGGATTCTCATTCTCCATTATACACCTTCTTTCTGCCGTTCGTATTGCGCTTTTGACCCCACCTGCAGAAGGTCTTACTTCAGCAAACGGTATTCAGGAGGATAAAAACCCTCAAGGTATTAATGCGTCTCCTTCTTGTCAATCCAAGGGTGTCGAAAATTTGAAACAGGCAGAAGAGAAGAATTTACCTAAGCTGAATATTGATCAAATTGTCTCTCGTGTGAGATTAAGGCCTGGAGACCCTTGTATTCTTGAGACCAAAGAGCCTCTTATCGATTTAGTTAGAGGAGTTCTAAAGATACTTTCATGTAAAACAGCACCTCTCAGAGCGAAGGGTTGGAAGCCTCTCACAGCATATGCCAAATCTAACAAAAGGTGGTCCTGGATTGGTCCTGTCTCTCTTAACTTCTCTATCAACGATTGTGCCAGCGTAGATACAGCTTCTGAAGCGTGGTGTATTCCTCACAAAATAATTGTAAAAATGGTGGATTGCTTCGCTAACTGGCTGAAAAACGATCAAGAGGCGCTCAAACGAGTTGGGTGTCTTCCTTCACCACCTTTGGTATTATTGATGCAACCTGCCAACGCAGAAGATAGATTCCAGGCCTTGAAGCCTCATAAAAGTCTCATCACGATTAGCCCAAGCTCCGGTCAAGTGAAGACTTATTTTCACGAAGAGGAAATCGTGAGGCACTTATTTCCAAAGAGGGCTTTCTCATACACAGCACTGGATGGCAGGAAATCTATGGTTGCTCCTTTGAGAATGTGCAGCGGTAAGCCTTCAGGTAAGGCTAGAGACCATTTTATGCTTAAAAGAAGCCGACCACCTCATGTGACCGTTTTGGGTCTGGTGAGAGATGCGGCGGCTAGATTACCTGGAAAAATGGGTACCAGAGCAGATGTTTGTACTCTGTTGAGGGATTCACAGTATGTTGTGGATGATATTTCCAATATTCAAGTTAACCAAGTCGTGAGTGGAGCTTTGGACCGGTTACACTGCGAGGTGGATCCGTGTGTAAAGTTTGATAGAGATAGGCACTTGTGGGTTTACTTGCATGGAGATAGAGAAGAGGAGGATTTTGTGAGTGATGGTTGTTGTTCTTCTAGGAGGAATTGTAAATCACAAGGGGAAACAGGTGACGGCGAAGGCTCTGGATaa
- the LOC131326258 gene encoding kinesin-like protein KIN-5D: MDNPKANLQRKGSSIPLESSQILWSSDRSTKDLRSAGGSPGKNDKDKDVNVQVVLRCRPLSEDEKRAKTPVAISCNEHSREVSVIQNVANKYRDKAFVFDNVFGPASQQKDLYEQAIAPLVNEALEGYTCTIFAYGQTGTGKTYTMEGEAVKQKKTEFHNDAGVIPRAVKQIFDTLEAQNAEYGMKVTFLELYHEDITDLLVPEKGSRKPITVMEDGKGAVFVKGLEEGIVHTADEIYKILEEGSMRKHIAEETLLNKQSNRSHSILSITVEIKECASEGVELIKCGKLNLVDLAGSENVLRSGAREERAREAGEINKSLLTLGRVINALVEHSGHVPYRDSNLTRLLRDSLGGETKTCMIATISPSVYCLEETLSTLEYAYRAKNIRNRPEVNQRVTKSALINDLYMEIDRLKQELRENYLNEEAVKKATDEEIEHVKLESEFKNKQLTELQELYVNQQKLFAELSEKLGRTQREFDRTKQAMVYLVEKQRRATETIKEKEDLIFNLLGSEKALTEKAFELRAELEKAASEVSSLLAEIDRKNKMEDSNRVLIHNFRAQLAQQLASLHTTVDASVKEQEKKLKVVEEETQLFVSTKAMATEQLTAQLEELKVLYGSSLKYFDDLEGELHGNSESAFSSLKSEISKNSTSLMDLFRNMASEGCGIIDDLQNNLNDHKEKIVAFAQQQHEAHTRTLRETRLIAATLGKFFQSISMSFENLTLLVEEAHKTNDQELCAFEKQLEESANEDRQLLDKVTEMLASSNDRKRKMVQTAVDAIRKSATSRMSKLHQEMSNIHDSTTSVQEEWTEYIQKLSTQFIEDISVVESGKDGLEDGLRYCVEKAKTLAEQWRNAEESLSSLERITVDSVDSIVKDRLETNQTISAQFSSIALSTMDESDEASKSCLSSIENLLRLDQDTTKKINSFITPCRDGALEMEIAVSHKTIEVVQNAQKCLIDEYMVDELPRSTPQKQPFDLPSTTSIEELKTPAFESLKSHWDTRPIKQLNGDINKPLGLSEAAQSLHRKFSITDIN; this comes from the exons ATGGATAATCCAAAGGCAAATCTGCAGAGGAAGGGGAGTTCAATCCCCCTTGAATCTTCCCAAATCCTATGGTCAAGCGATAGGTCGACTAAAGATTTGCGATCAGCTGGTGGAAGCCCGGGCAAGAATGATAAAGATAAGGACGTAAATGTGCAGGTTGTGCTGCGTTGCAG GCCATTGAGTGAGGACGAGAAGAGGGCAAAAACTCCGGTGGCAATATCTTGTAACGAGCATAGTCGAGAAGTATCTGTGATCCAAAATGTAGCTAATAAGTACAGGGACAAAGCGTTTGTATTTGATAAT gtGTTTGGGCCGGCATCCCAACAGAAGGATTTGTATGAACAAGCCATTGCGCCTCTTGTCAATGAGGCTCTCGAGGGCTACACTTGCACCATCTTTGCATACGGTCAAACAGGAACGGGGAAAACTTACACCATGGAGGGAGAAGCTGTAAaacaaaag AAGACAGAATTCCACAACGATGCCGGGGTGATTCCAAGAGCTGTCAAGCAAATTTTCGACACTCTTGAAGCTCAAAATGCCGAATATGGCATGAAAGTTACGTTTCTGGAGCTTTACCATGAGGACATAACGGATCTTCTAGTCCCCGAGAAAGGCTCAAGGAAGCCAATAACTGTCATGGAAGATGGGAAGGGAGCTGTTTTTGTGAAGGGCCTAGAAGAGGGTATAGTTCACACAGCAGACGAGATTTACAAAATCTTAGAGGAAGGGTCTATGAGGAAGCATATCGCAGAGGAGACTCTTTTGAACAAACAAAGTAACCGGTCTCACTCGATACTCTCCATTACCGTTGAAATCAAGGAGTGTGCTTCAGAGGGAGTAGAGCTCATCAAGTGCGGAAAACTGAATCTTGTTGACCTTGCAGGTTCTGAGAATGTTTTACGGTCTGGTGCAAGAGAG GAAAGAGCAAGGGAAGCTGGGGAGATCAATAAGAGCTTGCTTACTCTTGGTCGCGTCATAAATGCACTCGTTGAGCACTCTGGACATGTTCCATATAG GGATAGCAACTTAACAAGGTTATTGAGAGACTCATTAGGAGGTGAAACAAAGACATGCATGATTGCTACGATATCACCGTCTGTGTATTGTTTGGAAGAAACACTCAGCACTCTAGAGTATGCATACCGTGCCAAAAACATCAGAAACAGACCGGAG GTAAATCAAAGGGTGACAAAATCTGCTCTGATCAATGATCTGTATATGGAGATAGACCGTCTTAAACAAG AGTTACGGGAAAATTACCTAAATGAAGAAGCTGTCAAGAAG GCCACGGATGAGGAAATAGAGCACGTAAAACTCGAATCAGAGTTTAAGAACAAG CAACTAACGGAGCTTCAGGAGCTTTACGTTAATCAGCAGAAGCTGTTTGCGGAATTAAGTGAAAAACTTGGAAGGACACAG AGAGAATTTGATCGAACTAAACAAGCAATGGTTTATCTAGTAGAAAAACAAAGACGCGCAACCGaaacaatcaaagaaaaagaagacctCATTTTTAATCTCCTTGGATCGG AGAAAGCACTGACTGAAAAAGCTTTTGAGCTCCGTGCTGAGCTGGAAAAGGCGGCGTCAGAGGTATCAAGCTTGCTCGCCGAAATTG ACCGTAAGAACAAGATGGAAGACAGTAACAGAGTTCTTATCCACAACTTTCGTGCTCAACTAGCTCAGCAGCTTGCGAGTTTACACACAACCGTTGATGCTTCAgtaaaagaacaagaaaagaaactcAAAGTAGTAGAAGAAGAGACACAATTGTTTGTATCGACAAAGGCAATG GCAACTGAACAACTTACAGCACAACTCGAAGAGCTGAAAGTTTTATATGGTTCCAGTTTGAAGTATTTTGATGATTTAGAAGGTGAACTTCATGGCAATTCCGAATCAGCCTTCAGTAGTCTAAAATCAGAAATATCGAAGAATTCAACTTCCCTAATGGAT CTTTTCAGAAACATGGCTTCAGAAGGATGCGGTATAATTGATGATCTTCAAAATAACCTCAACGATCACAAGGAAAAGATCGTTGCGTTTGCACAGCAGCAGCACGAG GCTCATACCAGAACATTGAGGGAGACCCGATTAATTGCTGCAACTCTAGGGAAATTCTTCCAGAGTATAAGCATGAGTTTCGAAAATTTGACCCTTCTAGTAGAAGAAGCACATAAAACAAATGACCAGGAACTATGTGCATTCGAAAAGCAGCTTGAG GAATCTGCTAATGAAGATAGGCAACTGTTGGACAAAGTGACAGAGATGTTAGCAAGTTCAAAtgataggaaaagaaagatg GTTCAAACAGCAGTGGATGCAATTCGAAAGAGTGCCACCAGTAGAATGAGCAAGCTACATCAGGAAATGTCAAACATTCACGATTCGACTACTTCTGTCCAAGAAGAATGGACAGAATACATACAGAAGCTCAGCACCCAGTTCATCGAGGACATATCTGTAGTGGAAAGTGGGAAGGACGGCCTAGAAGACGGACTAAGATATTG TGTGGAAAAGGCGAAAACACTAGCCGAACAATGGAGGAATGCTGAAGAATCACTTTCAAGTCTTGAGAGAATAACAGTTGATTCAGTGGACTCTATTGTCAA GGATAGACTGGAAACGAATCAAACGATCAGTGCTCAGTTTTCTTCTATTGCCTTGTCAACAATGGATGAATCAGATGAAGCAAGCAAGAGTTGTCTTTCCTCTATAGAGA ATTTGTTGAGACTTGATCAAGATACGACGAAGAAAATCAATTCGTTCATTACTCCTTGTCGTGACGGGGCATTAGAAATGGAAATCGCTGTCTCCCACAAGACCATTGAAGTCGTACAAAACGCACAGAAATGTCTGATAGACGAATACATG GTGGATGAGCTTCCACGTTCAACGCCACAGAAGCAACCGTTTGATCTACCAAGCACGACATCAATTGAAGAGCTCAAAACTCCAGCATTTGAGTCGTTGAAGTCGCATTGGGACACTAGACCTATAAAACAACTAAATGGCGACATAAACAAGCCATTAGGGTTGTCTGAGGCTGCTCAATCATTGCATCGCAAATTTTCTATCACCGATATTAACTAG